The Streptomyces sp. A2-16 sequence TGCCCCTGCCGGACGGGGAGAGCGGCATGGTGGACCCGGCGGAGGCCCTGCTGAGCCTGTTCTAGGCAGGGTGCCCGCGCAGGCGCACGTCCTGTTCGGCGAGGTCACGCGCCTCGCGGGCCAGGGCGTCCGCCCGTGCGGGACCGTCGGCCGACCGTGCCCTCGACAGCAGGACGCGGGGCGCGGCACCCACCGCCTCGCGGTGGACGGTGACGCAGTCGTCCGCCGCGGCCAAGGACTCCAGGGCGACCAGCCGCGCGGCCGCAGCGAGCGCGCCGGACCGGCCGGTCGCCAGGGGCGCGGTCGCGTGCACGATCCGGCGCAGGACACCGAGCGGGTCGTAGGGGTGCCCGGACGTCGTCTCCTGCCGTACGGCGGCCAGGACCGCGTCGGCGTGCAGGAGCCGGGCGTGGGTCCCGCCCTCGTCCGCGGTGCCGTCGCGGAAGGGGGCCAGTTCCGCCTCCGCGCCCGTGAGGGCGGGCCGGATCAGCCGGGCGGCCTCGGCGCGGGTCCCGCGCAGCCGGGTCACGGCCGTCACGAGCACGTCCGCCCGGGAGATCGCCGTCTCCGCCGCCCGCAGGTGCGCGGCCGCCTCGTCCGGCCGGCCGGAGGCGGTGGCCTGATGGGTCCGGTTGAGCTGGACGGTGGCGGTGACCAGGCTGTCCTTGGCCAGCTCGACGTATCCGGTGACGGAGCCGGCGACCGGCTCGGTCTCCGCCTCGGCCGTGCGGGCGGTCAGCTCACGGAACCTGCTCTCCGCCGACGCCAGGGCCCCGGACGGGTCCCGGTCCAGGCCGCGCAGGGCGCGCAGGTTCTCCGCCGCTGTCGCCAGCAGCCGGCCGGCCTCCTCGCAGCGACCCACGACTCCGGCGAGGGCGGCCGCCTCCTCCGGTACGCCCTCGTCGTATCGCCGCCGTATCGCGCAGGCCGCCGCCAGTTCGGCCTCCGCCGCCTCGGCCGCCTCCCGGAAGGGAGCCATCGCCCCGGCGCCGAACCCGGCCTCGGCGAAGGGCAGTTCCTCACGGAAGGCGCGCAGACGGTTGTCGGCGTCGACCAGCGCGGCCCGGGAACGGTCGTCGAGGCCGGCGAGCGCGGGCGTGGCGGCGGGGGCGGGGTAGGCGCCGACGTGGGTCGTGCCGGGCCGCGCCGGTGTCGTACGGCTGCGGGTGCGGCGTATCCGGCGGACCGAGCCGTAGGCGGCGAGGACCACCACCACGACCAGGGCGGCCACCGGCAGGACGAGATCGGCGCCGGAGGACTCCGCCTCCGCGGGGGCGGCGGCGCTGACCCGGGCCCCTGCAACCGGAACGTCGTCATTGATCGTCATCCACGGCAGCACCAGCCACACGACCCCGGCCACCACGCCCAGCAGGGCATGCGCCACCCGCACGGATATGTGCGAGCGGCCCCGCCGAGGGCGGCCCCGTATCAAGGATGACGTCACAATTCGGAGCGTATGGGCCGGATTGCGGGGGCGCGAGCGGGATGGGGTGAGCGGGGGTACGGCGAGGGACGGGGGAGCGGATGTCGGACGGGGAGAGCGTGCAGGCCGACGGGGAAGCCGTGGAGGCCGACGAGGGTGCCGTGGAGGAGAAGGACGAGCCGTCGTCGCCGAAGCCGAGACGGCGGCGCTGGATCCGTCGCAGTGCCCTCGGACTCGTGCTCGTCGTCCTCGTGCCGCTCCTCACCGCCGCCGTCGCCCTGCGGCTCAACTTCACCGGCGACCCGGCCGACGGCACCTTCACCCGCGACAAGGACGCGATCTGGCTCGGGCACGCCTGGGTGGACGGCCGCAGGACGGACGCCGACGTCACCGCCTTCGCGCGCCGCCTGCGGAACACCGGCATCCGGGACCTGTACGTCCACGCGGGACCCCTGGAGCACGACGGGACCCTGCCCGAGTCGGCGTACCCGAAGGCGCGTTGGCTGATCGGCGCCGTGCACCGGGCGGCCCCCGGAATCCGTGTGCAGGCCTGGCTCGGGGACAGGCTCGCCACCGAGAGCCCGGACGGCATGCGCCTCGCCGAGAACGACACCCGCGCCGCCGTCGTCCGGTCCACCCGGCAGATCCTCGCCGCCGGGTTCGACGGCGCCCACGTCGACCTGGAACCCCTGCACTCCGGCGACCGGAACTACCTCGACCTCCTCGACACCCTCCACCAGGTCACCCGCGAACACGGCGTCCCGCTCTCGGTCGCCGCCCACCAGATCGACCCGCTGCCCGCCCTGCACTCCGTCGCGGGCACCCTCGCCGGGCACCCCAAGTGGTGGTCGCAGGCCTACTTCGGCCAGGTGGCGCGCCGGGTCGACCAGATCGCGGTGATGTCGTACGACACGAGCACACCGCTGGACAGCCTGTACGGCGGCTATGTCGCCCAGCAGACCTCCCTGGCACTGGAGGTCACCCCGCGGTCCACCGATCTGCTGATGGGCCTGCCCTTCTACCGGGAGAACAACTTCGACCACTGGGCCTTCGCCGAGACCGTCCCGGCGGCCGTCCGGGGCGTCCGGCTCGGGCTCTCCCGCACGGACGCGGACCGCGTGAACTTCGGTGTGGCGCTGTACGTCGACTTCGCGGCCACGGAGGCGGACTGGACGGCGTACGAGAGGGACTGGGTCCGCTAGAAAACCACCTGCGAACCGGTGCGCCGCGCTGCGACGATCTGCCGGATGACCCCCACCCGCAGACACCTCACCCGCGACGACCTCGCCCCCCTCGCCCGCGCCGCGACCGGCCGCGCCCTCACCGGCGTCACCCGGCTCCGCGGCGGCAGCAAGAAGGGGGTCTACCGGCTGGCCCTCGACGACGACAGCACCGTCGTCGCCTACGTCTGGTCCCCGGACGAGGACTACTGGGACGCCGGTCCCTCCGACCCCCGCGACCCCTTCTCCGCCGGCACCGGTCCCGGTGTCTTCACCGCCGCTCACGACCGCCTGGTCGCGGCGGGTGTCCGCACCCCGCGTCTGCTGTACGCCGACACCGCGACGGACGCCGTGGTCGTCGAGGACCTGCGGGGCGGGACTCTGGAGGAGGCCCTGGAGCGGGACCCGGCCGCCGGGCGCGCGGCGCTGCAGCGGCTCGCCGCCGAGCTCGCGACCCTGCACGCGCAGGAGGGCCCCGCCTTCGGCAAGGTCCGACTCGTCGACGGCGGCGGCACCTCGTCGTCGCCGTCCGCGGCCCGGCGCGTCACCGAGGGCGCCCTGCGCCACATCGAGCAGGCCGCCCTACGCGACGACCGGATCGCCGCCGTACGCGAAGAGCTCGAAGCGAGCGTACGACGGCTCGCGGCAGCCGTCCGCCCCCGCGAGCGGCACACCCTCATCCACGGCGAACTCGGCCCCGACCACGTCCTGTTGGACGACCGCGGCCGGCCCGCCCTCATCGACGTCGACGGCCTGATGTACTTCGACGCGGAGTGGGAGCACGTCTTCCTGCGGATCCGTTTCCAGGAGCGCTACGACGCCCTGCGCGCCCCGGCCGGCACGCTGGACGAGGACCGGATGCGGCTGTACCGCCTCGCCATGCACATGTCCCTGGTCGCCGGTCCCCTCCGCCTGATCGAGGGTGACTTCCCGAACCCCGGGTGGATGCGGGAGATCGCCGAACACAACCTGGTCAGGGTGCTGGAGCTCGTGCGACGATGATCGATGTGCACGAGACGCTGGTGATTCTCGCGGTGCTGGTCCTCACGGTCGGGGCGGGACTCTCCCTCGCCGCGATCACCGCAGGCTGGATCGCGCCGGGCGCGGGACGAGCCAAGGTGCTGCGGCCCCGTGTGTGGGGCTACGGCACCCTGGTCGCCATGGCCGGGATCGGCACGTACCTGTTCGTCGGCCCGCTCCAGGGACCGGACATGGGGCACTTCCCGGTCGCGATGGGCGGCATGGCCGTGTTCTTCGTGGGACTGTACGTCCAGCGGCGGGCCTTCAGGCCGGCTACGAAGACCTCCTCCTGATCTTCGACCCCAGCCACACCAGCGGGTCGTACTTGCGGTCGACCGCCCGTTCCTTCAAGGGGATCAGCGCGTTGTCCGTGATCTTGATGCCCTCGGGGCAGACCTCCGTGCAGCACTTGGTGATGTTGCAGTAGCCGAGACCGTGCTCGTCCTGGGCCGTCTTCTTGCGGTCCAGGCCGGAGTCCTCCGCCGCGTCCAGGGGATGCATGTCCAGCTCCGCGACCCGCATGAGGAACCGGGGCCCCGCGAAGGCCGGCTTGTTCTCCTCGTGGTCGCGCACGACATGGCAGGTGTCCTGGCACAGGAAGCACTCGATGCACTTGCGGAACTCCTGCGAGCGGTCCACGTCCTCCTGCATCATCCGGTACTCGCCGGGCCCGAGATCCGGCGGCGGCACGAACGCCGGGACCTCGCGCGCCTTCTGGTAGTTGAAGCCGACGTTCGTGACCAGGTCCCGGATCACCGGGAAGGCCCGCAGCGGGGTGACGGTGATCGTCTCCTCCGGCGTGAACACCGACATCCGGGTCATGCACATCAGCCGGGGGCGGCCGTTGATCTCCGCCGAGCACGAACCGCACTTGCCCGCCTTGCAGTTCCAGCGGACCGCGAGATCGGGCGCCTGGGTGGCCTGGAGGCGGTGGATGATGTCCAGCACCACCTCGCCGTCGTTGACCTCGACCTTGAAGTCCTCGAGGTCGCCGCCCTTCACATCACCCCGCCACACCTTGAAGTGGGCCGTGTAGCCGCTCATTCGTACAGCTCCTCTTCGGCGAGGTACTTGACCAGCTCCTCCTTGTCGAAGAGGGCGAGCAGGTCGGCGCGGATGGGGTCGGTGGTCTCACGGGTGAGGTCGATCTGACCGCGGACCGGGTCCGTGGCCGCCAACCCGCCCGTCGGGTCGGCCAGTTGGCACAGCAGGTTGATGTTGCGCCACTTGCGGTCCATCGCCGGATGGTCCTCACGGGTGTGCCCGCCGCGCGACTCGGTCCGCTCCAGCGCGGCCCGCGCCACGCACTCGCTGACCAGCAGCATGTTCCGCAGGTCCAGTGCGAGGTGCCAGCCCGGGTTGAACTGCCGGTGCCCCTCGACCCCGGCCCGGCGGGCCCGTACCCGCAGGTCCGCGAGCTTCTCCAGGGCCTGTTCCATCTCGCCCTCGCGGCGGATGATGCCGACCAGGTCGTTCATGGCCTGCTGAAGTTCCTGGTGCAGGGTGTACGGGTTCTCCGGAGGCCCTACGGCGGGCTCCGCGCCCTCCGCGGAGAACGGGCGCAGCGCCTCGGCCGCCGCCGCGTCGACCTGGGTCTCGTCCACCGGCGGACGTGCCGCCGCGAGAGCGGTCGCGTACTCCGCCGCGTGCCAGCCCGCCCGGCGGCCGAAGACCAGCAGGTCGGAGAGAGAGTTGCCGCCGAGCCGGTTGGAGCCGTGCATACCGCCCGCGACCTCACCGGCCGCGAACAGTCCCGGCACTCCGCGTGCCTCGGCGGTGTCCGACTCGACCGCGACACCGCCCATCACGTAGTGACAGGTCGGCCCGACCTCCATCGGCTCGGCCGTGATGTCGACGTCGGCCAGCTCCTTGAACTGGTGGTACATGGAGGGGAGCCGGCGCCGGATGACCTCCGCCGGCATACGGGTGGACACGTCCAGGAACACTCCGCCGTGCGGGGAGCCGCGGCCCGCCTTCACCTCGGAGTTGATGGCCCTGGCCACCTCGTCGCGCGGCAGCAGCTCGGGAGGACGCCGGTTGTTGTCCGGGTCCTCGTACCAGCGGTCGCCCTCCTCCTCCGACTGGGCGTACTTCTCCTTGAAGACGTCGGGGATGTAGTCGAACATGAACCGCTTGCCCTCGGAGTTCCTGAGCACCCCGCCGTCGCCGCGGACCGACTCGGTGACGAGGATGCCCTTCACCGACGGGGGCCAGACCATGCCGGTCGGATGGAACTGCACGAACTCCATGTTCAGCAGGGGAGCTCCGGCCAGCAGCGCCAGCGCGTGGCCGTCGCCGGTGTACTCCCACGAGTTCGACGTGACCTTGAAGGACTTGCCGATGCCACCGGTCGCGATGACCACGGCAGGCGCTTCGAGGACGAAGAAGCGGCCGGTCTCACGGTCGTAGGCGAAGACGCCGCTCACGCGCGAGCCGTCCTTCAGCACCCGGGTGACCGTGCACTCCTGATAGACCTTCAGGCGCGACTCGTAGTCACCGGTCTCCTTCTTGTCCTCCTGCTGGAGGGACACGATCTTCTGCTGGAGGGTGCGGATCAGTTCGAGGCCGGTGCGGTCGCCGACGTGGGCGAGGCGCGGGTACTCGTGGCCGCCGAAGTTGCGCTGGGAGATCCGGCCGTCCTTCGTGCGGTCGAACAGGGCGCCCCAGGTCTCCAGCTCCCAGACCCGGTCCGGGGCCTCCCGGGCGTGCAGTTCGGCCATCCGCCACTGGTTGAGGAACTTCCCGCCGCGCATGGTGTCGCGGAAGTGGACCTGCCAGTTGTCGTTCGAGTTGGCGTTGCCCATGCTGGCCGCGATGCCGCCCTCGGCCATCACCGTGTGCGCCTTGCCGAACAGGGACTTGCAGATCACGGCGGTGCGGGCACCGCGCTCGCGGGCCTCGATGGCGGCCCGCAGACCGGCGCCTCCGGCGCCGACTACTACGACGTCCCATTCCTGCCGGTCGACCACGGACATCAGAAGGCACCTCCCTTTCTAGAAGAAGCGCGGATCGTCGAAAGCGCCGGAGGCGACCAGATACACGTAGAAGTCGGCGAGCGCCACGCTCACCAGTGACGCCCAGGCCAGCTGCATGTGGCGGGCGTTGAGCTTTCCGACGAACTGCCAGGCCTTGTAGCGCACGGGGTGCTTGGAGAAGTGCCTGAGCTTGCCGCCGACGATGTGCCGACAGGAGTGGCACGAGATCGTGTACGCCCAGATCAGCACGATGTTGACCAGGAACACCAGGGTGCCGAGGCCCATGTGGCCCCACTCGTAGTGCTCGTCGCGGAACGAGAGCACGGTGTCATAGGTCAGGATGCCGGCGACCACGATCGCGGCGTAGAAGAAGTACCGGTGGATGTTCTGCAGGATCAGCGGGAAGCGGGTCTCACCGGTGTACTTCTTGTGCGGCTCGGCCACCGCGCAGGCCGGCGGGGACGCCCAGAAGCCCCGGTAGTAGGCCTTGCGGTAGTAGTAGCAGGTCAGGCGGAAGCCGAGCGGGAAGATCAGGATGATGATCGCGGGGGAGATGCCCCACCAGCTGCCGAAGATCTCCCAGTTCGGGCCGTGCCGCATCGGCTCGCAGCGCTCGGCGAGACAGGGGGAGTAGAACGGCGAGACGTACGGGGCCGCGTAGTAGTTCGTGTCGGCGAAGGCCCGCCACGTCGAGTACACGATGAAGGCGAGCAGCCCGGCGGCGGTGGCCGCCGGTGCCAGCCACCAGCGGTCGGTGCGCAGGTGCGGGGCGTCGATCGCGGCGCGCGTACCGGTGCGTACGCCGCCGCGGGCGGTATGGGATTCGGTGTCGGGGGGTTCCGTACCAGTGGCCAACTCTTGACTCCGGTCGGGTTCAGGGGGCCCTGCGGTCGCGGGCGCCGAGGCCCTCGTCGTCCGAGTCCGTCCACAGGGTGTTGTCGTAGGGGGTGTCGGAGATGGAGACGAGGTCCGGGCGGCGCGCCTTGGCGAGCGCCGGGTCGGTCTCCCTCAGCAGCGCGAGGCTCTCGCGCAGACGGTCGGCGTCGATCCGGACGCGGCGCATCTCCAGACCGCCGCTGCCCAGCTGCTGCTCCAGGCGCTTGACATACCTGAGCACTTCGTCGAGCGCGCGCTGGGCCGATGCCAGTTCGTCGTTCACGGACATGACGTGACCTCACTTCCGTGGGCGGGTTGCCCTGCACGGGAACGGTCATGCGCCTGCGAGTGTTGCGCGTCACACCTGCCGGTGTGAAGGGACGTGCACCGATTGGCGGATCGTGAGCCTCGGTGCGCGCCCCTCGTGCGCCGTCGATTGCGCCGCACGGGTGGGCTTCCCGGCCGCTGTCGCCGTGTCGCCGTCCGTTGCCGAACCCTTTCCTCTTCAGTGGCCGCATACATGTGATCAGCTCCATATACCGCCAAAAGTGATCATAACGCCCGCGGCTCCCGGAGGTAATCAGAGATGTCCAACGACGGCGTCGGACTGCGCGCGGTCATGCGCTCGGTCGCCTTCCTCACCGCGGGCGCACTCGCGGTGCCCGCGCTGGCCGGGTGCAGTTCCGGGGACGAGAGGAGCAAGCCCCTCGCGGAGCAGGACATCGCGCCCGCCGCCCGCGACCGGATCGCCGACGGCGGCACCCTGCACTGGGCCGTGGACGCCGTACCGGAGACCCTGAACACCTTCCAGGCGGACGCCGACGCGACCACCACGACCGTCGCCCAGGCGGTCCTGCCGTCGATGTACCGGCTCGACGCGAACGGACGCCCGCAGGTCAACCCTGCCTACCTGGAGTCGGCCAAGGTCGTCGAGACCGAGCCGGAGCAGGTCGTGCTGTACAAGCTGAACCAGCAGGCCGTCTGGAGCGACGGCCGGGAGATCGGCGCCGCCGACTTCGCCGCCCAGTGGCGCGCCCTGTCCGGCAAGGACTCCGCGTACTGGACCGCCCGCAACGCCGGCTACGACCGCATCAAGAAGGTCGAACGCGGAGCCAACGACCTGGAGGTCCGGGTCACCTTCGCGCAGCCGTACGCCGACTGGCGCTCGCTGTTCTCTCCGCTGTACCCGAAGGACGTCATGGGCACCCCGGACTCCTTCAACGACTCCGCGCGCAAGAAGCTCAAGGTCACGGCGGGTCCCTTCCGGCTGAAGAAGGTCGACCGCAAGGACGAGGAGGTCGTCCTCGACCGCAATCCGCGCTGGTGGGGCCACCCCGCCAAGCTGAACGAGATCGTGCTGCGCGCCGTACCGCGCGACGAGCGGACCGCCGCGCTGGCCGCCGGCGAGATCGAGCTCGCCGAGATCGACCCCGAGGCCCTCGACCGCATCGGTCCGGCCGCCCGCGCGGGCGCCAAGGCCGGCAGCAGCCCGCTCGCGGGCCCCGGCGGACTCCCCGCCCACGGCTCCGGCAGCAACCTGGGCGCCGCCGACGCGCTGCGCTCCTGGGCCGTCGCCCACGGGGACGACGAGGAGGCCGCCGACGAGGAACTCGGCGCCCGGGAGAAGGAGCGCAAAGCAGTCGCCGCGTACCGGCGCGAGCAGACGGCCCTGAAGGGCTTCGAGGTCCGCAGGTCCCTGGAGCCCGTCTACACCCAGCTCGCCCTCAACGGTGCCTCGGGCCCGCTCGCCGACGAGCGGGTGCGCCGGGCCGTGGCCCGCGCCATCGACCGCAAGGCGCTGGCCGGCGTGGTCCTCTCCCCGCTCGGTCTGCCCGCCGTGCCCGTCGGCAGCCACCTCGCGCTCTCCGGCCAGGACGCCTACGCCGACAACAGCGGCGCGCTCGGCGGCCAGGACGCCAAGGAGGCCCGGGCGCTCCTCGCGGACGCCGGCTGGGTGCCCGGCGGACCGGTCGACAAGGAGCGGAAGAAGGGCGAGAAGGCGGCGGGGACCGAGGGCCGGAAGGCCGGGCGGGACTCCGACGAGGGTGAGGACGAGGGCGAGAAGGCCGGGCGGGATTCCGAGCGCGGGGACCGGGAGTCGGAGAACGGCGACGACGGGACGTACGTCGTCGGCGAGGACGACAAGAGCGACGACGACAAGAGCGACGACAAGGACCCCAAGGACCACCGCGAGGGCCGGGACGGCCCGCACCATCTCGCCCAGGACGGCAAGCAGTACGCGAACAAGCTGAAGCAGGGCGGCGCGCCCGGGGCCTACGCCCCCAAGGG is a genomic window containing:
- a CDS encoding ABC transporter family substrate-binding protein — encoded protein: MSNDGVGLRAVMRSVAFLTAGALAVPALAGCSSGDERSKPLAEQDIAPAARDRIADGGTLHWAVDAVPETLNTFQADADATTTTVAQAVLPSMYRLDANGRPQVNPAYLESAKVVETEPEQVVLYKLNQQAVWSDGREIGAADFAAQWRALSGKDSAYWTARNAGYDRIKKVERGANDLEVRVTFAQPYADWRSLFSPLYPKDVMGTPDSFNDSARKKLKVTAGPFRLKKVDRKDEEVVLDRNPRWWGHPAKLNEIVLRAVPRDERTAALAAGEIELAEIDPEALDRIGPAARAGAKAGSSPLAGPGGLPAHGSGSNLGAADALRSWAVAHGDDEEAADEELGAREKERKAVAAYRREQTALKGFEVRRSLEPVYTQLALNGASGPLADERVRRAVARAIDRKALAGVVLSPLGLPAVPVGSHLALSGQDAYADNSGALGGQDAKEARALLADAGWVPGGPVDKERKKGEKAAGTEGRKAGRDSDEGEDEGEKAGRDSERGDRESENGDDGTYVVGEDDKSDDDKSDDKDPKDHREGRDGPHHLAQDGKQYANKLKQGGAPGAYAPKGTAAPAEAATKVLAKNGKALALRFVLPSGPGSRTLHTVAGRISSMLEKVGIRTEISKVSDESYFKDHIASGQYDLALYSWPASAFPATDARPIFAKPVPAADGSLNVEQNYTRVGTDQVDQLFDQALGTLDEGRSRSLIRKADSRIWAAAGSIPLYQRPQLTAVRKDVVNAGAFGFQTPLYEDMGFLRKGEKAPARPARD
- a CDS encoding glycosyl hydrolase family 18 protein, which codes for MSDGESVQADGEAVEADEGAVEEKDEPSSPKPRRRRWIRRSALGLVLVVLVPLLTAAVALRLNFTGDPADGTFTRDKDAIWLGHAWVDGRRTDADVTAFARRLRNTGIRDLYVHAGPLEHDGTLPESAYPKARWLIGAVHRAAPGIRVQAWLGDRLATESPDGMRLAENDTRAAVVRSTRQILAAGFDGAHVDLEPLHSGDRNYLDLLDTLHQVTREHGVPLSVAAHQIDPLPALHSVAGTLAGHPKWWSQAYFGQVARRVDQIAVMSYDTSTPLDSLYGGYVAQQTSLALEVTPRSTDLLMGLPFYRENNFDHWAFAETVPAAVRGVRLGLSRTDADRVNFGVALYVDFAATEADWTAYERDWVR
- a CDS encoding succinate dehydrogenase/fumarate reductase iron-sulfur subunit; translation: MSGYTAHFKVWRGDVKGGDLEDFKVEVNDGEVVLDIIHRLQATQAPDLAVRWNCKAGKCGSCSAEINGRPRLMCMTRMSVFTPEETITVTPLRAFPVIRDLVTNVGFNYQKAREVPAFVPPPDLGPGEYRMMQEDVDRSQEFRKCIECFLCQDTCHVVRDHEENKPAFAGPRFLMRVAELDMHPLDAAEDSGLDRKKTAQDEHGLGYCNITKCCTEVCPEGIKITDNALIPLKERAVDRKYDPLVWLGSKIRRRSS
- a CDS encoding phosphotransferase; translated protein: MTPTRRHLTRDDLAPLARAATGRALTGVTRLRGGSKKGVYRLALDDDSTVVAYVWSPDEDYWDAGPSDPRDPFSAGTGPGVFTAAHDRLVAAGVRTPRLLYADTATDAVVVEDLRGGTLEEALERDPAAGRAALQRLAAELATLHAQEGPAFGKVRLVDGGGTSSSPSAARRVTEGALRHIEQAALRDDRIAAVREELEASVRRLAAAVRPRERHTLIHGELGPDHVLLDDRGRPALIDVDGLMYFDAEWEHVFLRIRFQERYDALRAPAGTLDEDRMRLYRLAMHMSLVAGPLRLIEGDFPNPGWMREIAEHNLVRVLELVRR
- a CDS encoding fumarate reductase/succinate dehydrogenase flavoprotein subunit → MSVVDRQEWDVVVVGAGGAGLRAAIEARERGARTAVICKSLFGKAHTVMAEGGIAASMGNANSNDNWQVHFRDTMRGGKFLNQWRMAELHAREAPDRVWELETWGALFDRTKDGRISQRNFGGHEYPRLAHVGDRTGLELIRTLQQKIVSLQQEDKKETGDYESRLKVYQECTVTRVLKDGSRVSGVFAYDRETGRFFVLEAPAVVIATGGIGKSFKVTSNSWEYTGDGHALALLAGAPLLNMEFVQFHPTGMVWPPSVKGILVTESVRGDGGVLRNSEGKRFMFDYIPDVFKEKYAQSEEEGDRWYEDPDNNRRPPELLPRDEVARAINSEVKAGRGSPHGGVFLDVSTRMPAEVIRRRLPSMYHQFKELADVDITAEPMEVGPTCHYVMGGVAVESDTAEARGVPGLFAAGEVAGGMHGSNRLGGNSLSDLLVFGRRAGWHAAEYATALAAARPPVDETQVDAAAAEALRPFSAEGAEPAVGPPENPYTLHQELQQAMNDLVGIIRREGEMEQALEKLADLRVRARRAGVEGHRQFNPGWHLALDLRNMLLVSECVARAALERTESRGGHTREDHPAMDRKWRNINLLCQLADPTGGLAATDPVRGQIDLTRETTDPIRADLLALFDKEELVKYLAEEELYE